From Acidimicrobiales bacterium:
CCAAGCTGAAGGACGGCGGCTACGTCGTGACCTGGCGGGTGATTTCGGCTGACAGCCATCCGGTGCAGGGTGCGTTCACCTTCACCGTCGGCAACGCCGCGCCGGCGAAAGCGACGGAGGTCGCCGGCCTGCTGGGCGCCAGCGGCGGCAGTCTCGTCGTGGGCGTCACCTACGGCATCGGCCGCTTCATCGCGTTCGCCTCGATGCTCGTGTTCCTCGGTGCGCTGGCGTTCGTGGCCACGGTGTGGCCGGCGGGGGCACAGCAGCGGTCGGTACGGCGCACCGCCGTCGTCGCGCTGATCGTCTTGGCGCTCGCCACCGTCGTGAACCTCGTGTTGCAGGGCGGCTACGGCGCCGGCTTGAGCCTCGGCGGTTCGCTGTCGCGCGCCGTGGTCGGCGACGTGCTCAAGACGCGCTTTGGTCACATCTACGAGTTGCGCCTCGCGCTGCTTGTCCTCGCCGCCGGGCTGCTGGTCGTCCTGCTGCGGCGGGCGGTGCAACCAGCGTGGTGGAAAGCCGCGGCGCTGGTCGTCGGGGTCGGCATCGCGGCGACGCCGGGGTTGGCCGGGCACGCCTACATCGGCTCGGACGAGCCGTACGCGCTGGTCGCCGACGTCGTCCACGTATGTGCCGCCGCCGCGTGGATCGGGGGGTTGGTCGTGCTCCTCGCCGCGGTGTTGCCTCGCGTCGACTTCGACGAGTCGACCGCCATCGTGCGCGGCTTCTCGCGCAACGCGGTGTACGCCGTGGCCGCCATCGTGGCGACGGGTGTGTTCCAGGCCTACCGGCAGATCGGCACGCTCGACGCGTTGAAGTCGACTGACTACGGGAAGTTGGTCGTGATCAAGACGCTGCTCGTCGCCGCCGTGCTGTGCATCGCGGTGGCCAGCCGCAACTTCGTGCACAAACGGTGGTCGCCCGCCAGTGCACGCATGCTGCGGAAAACGGTCGGACTCGAGGCGCTGATCGCCGTCGGGGTGCTGGCGGTGACGTCGATCCTCGTCAACTCCGCGCCGGCCAAGACGCTGGCGGCTCGCCCGCAGTCAGGCGAACTGACCGGCAAGGCGATGTTGCTCGACTACACGGCCTCGCCCGGCCGCGCCGGTCCCAACCAGATCCACCTGTACGCGTTGACGAAGACGGGCGTGCCCGAGAACGTCATCGAGATGAAGCTGAGCCTTTCCTTGCCGGGTCGCGGCATCGCGCCGATCGACGTCCCGTTGCAGAACGCGGGGCCGGGCCACTTCCAGTCGCTCAACTTCACCGTGCCCTTCAGCGGTCAGTGGACGATCGAGGTGACGGCGCGCACCTCCGACATCGACGAGGAAGTGCTCGACGGCACCGTGACGTTCCGGTAGCTACGCCGCCGCGTTCTGGCGCTCGGCGCCGCCGCCCGCTTCTCCCACCGCACGAGGTTGATGACCGTCGCGTAGATCACGAGGCGCGAGAAAACCAGCAACCACGCCAGCACGGCGAAGACCACGCCGATCGAGCCGTAGAGGGCCGACGAGCTGGCGATGGTGCGTGGGAGATAGAAGGCGCCGACGAACTTGAGGATCTCCATGCCGAGCGCGCCGACGATGGCGCCCGGCACCAGCGCCCGCCACGGCAGCTTGCGGTTGGGCAGCACCTTGAAGCTCCACAACCACAGCGCCAGGTTCACCGACACGCCGACGGCGATGCCGAACGGTGTGACGAATCCCGGCAGCCAATTCAGGACGGTCGTGACGGCGGCGGCGCCGATGAAGAGCACCGCGGCGCCGACGAGCCACAGGAGGCCGAAGAGCTTGCCCTTCATGCCGCGCTCGTCGACCCGCCACACCTGGTCCATGGCGAACTGCAGGGAGTCGACCAGCCCGAGTCCCGACCACAGCAGGCCGACGAGGCCGATGGGACCCGTCGCCGCAGGGTTCTTCGCCGCGGTGGTGATCGCCTCGTTCACGATGCGCGCCCCGTCGCCCTGGAGGCCGAGGTTGCCCACGATGCGCGTGCCGACGGTGGCGTCCTTCGACGCGAAGAACCCGACGACCGAAACGATCACCAGCAGCAGCGGGAACAGCGAGAGGAACGTCTGGAACGCCACGGTGGCGGCGAGGTTGTTGCCGTTCACCTCGCCGTAGCGGTCCTGGATCGGCATGAGCGTGCGGAGCACGGGCAGACGCGCCAGCTTGGCCTTGATGCCGGTCGGTTGTTTCGGTTGTGGAGGCGGTGGCGTCGGCGACGTGTCGGCGTGCTGCTGCTCACGCTGGGTCTGGATCAGCGCGGTCAGGAGCAACGCGGCGCTGACGACGGGCGCCAGGATGCGCTCGACGCCCGACTCGCGCCGCGTCTTTGCTTCGACCTTTGCTTTGTCTCTCGCGGCTCGCACGCATACGGGTTACCCCCCGAACGGGGTGCGGCTCAATCGCAGCAGGAGTCGCGCCAGCCGCAGCTGGCGCAGCGGTAGTGCGCGTGCTCGGCGCGCATGTCGCCGCCGCAGTGCGGGCACTCGGCGAAGATGGCGTGCGGCGAGGTTGCACAGACGCGCTCGTCAGTGGTCGTCGGCTGGTCCGTCGTGCTCACGCCGGCGACGGTAGCTGGGTACGGTGCCTGCCATGACGGACCCGGTCGACGCGCTGTTCGTCGGCGCGCTCGACGAGTTCGTGAAGCGCCGCGACGCGTTGGCGCGCGAGCTCAAGCAGGCGGGCGACAAGGACACGGCGGCGGCCGTCAAGGCGTTGCGCAAGCCGAGCACGGCGGCGTGGGCCGTCAACCAGGTGGCGCGGCGCCATCCCGACGCGGTCGACGCGCTGATCACTGCGGCGCGCGCCGTGCACGACGCGCAGGCCGCGGCGGTGCAGGGTCGTGACGCCGGCGGCTTGCGCACCGCGACCGACGCGTGGCGCAGCCAGATCCGGTCGCTCGCCGCGGAGGTGGCCAAGGACGCGGGCGAGCAGTACCGCGACGACGCCGCCGGCACCTTCGAAGCTGCGAGCACCAGCGACGAGTGGGCGGCCGTTCTCAAGGCGGGACGGCTCATGACCACGCTGTCGCCGTCGGGCTTCGGGCTCCAGGACATGCCCGATCCGGTGCTCACGCGTCCGGCGATCGAAGACGCGCCCAGGGAGGCGCCGGCGCGCGACGACGCGGCGATCGACGCGGCGATCGACGCGGCGCGTGCCCAGGTCGAGAAGCTCGAGGCCGCGCTCGAGAAGGCGACGCACAGTCTGCGGCGCGCCGAGCAACGCCTCGATCAGGCGCGCCGTGCGGTCGAGGAGGCGGAGGCGGTGCGCGACCGGGCGCGTGTCGCGCGCGACG
This genomic window contains:
- a CDS encoding copper resistance protein CopC, translated to MIRARRLVVASLGAFVLLVGLATPAFAHATLNNSTPSNGARVETSPKQVVLSFNERVEVSLGGIRVFDSTGKRVDHGTISHPNGVGSQVAIALPKLKDGGYVVTWRVISADSHPVQGAFTFTVGNAAPAKATEVAGLLGASGGSLVVGVTYGIGRFIAFASMLVFLGALAFVATVWPAGAQQRSVRRTAVVALIVLALATVVNLVLQGGYGAGLSLGGSLSRAVVGDVLKTRFGHIYELRLALLVLAAGLLVVLLRRAVQPAWWKAAALVVGVGIAATPGLAGHAYIGSDEPYALVADVVHVCAAAAWIGGLVVLLAAVLPRVDFDESTAIVRGFSRNAVYAVAAIVATGVFQAYRQIGTLDALKSTDYGKLVVIKTLLVAAVLCIAVASRNFVHKRWSPASARMLRKTVGLEALIAVGVLAVTSILVNSAPAKTLAARPQSGELTGKAMLLDYTASPGRAGPNQIHLYALTKTGVPENVIEMKLSLSLPGRGIAPIDVPLQNAGPGHFQSLNFTVPFSGQWTIEVTARTSDIDEEVLDGTVTFR
- a CDS encoding YihY/virulence factor BrkB family protein; translation: MRAARDKAKVEAKTRRESGVERILAPVVSAALLLTALIQTQREQQHADTSPTPPPPQPKQPTGIKAKLARLPVLRTLMPIQDRYGEVNGNNLAATVAFQTFLSLFPLLLVIVSVVGFFASKDATVGTRIVGNLGLQGDGARIVNEAITTAAKNPAATGPIGLVGLLWSGLGLVDSLQFAMDQVWRVDERGMKGKLFGLLWLVGAAVLFIGAAAVTTVLNWLPGFVTPFGIAVGVSVNLALWLWSFKVLPNRKLPWRALVPGAIVGALGMEILKFVGAFYLPRTIASSSALYGSIGVVFAVLAWLLVFSRLVIYATVINLVRWEKRAAAPSARTRRRSYRNVTVPSSTSSSMSEVRAVTSIVH